In Rhodothermales bacterium, the sequence TCGAGACCGAGGACCTGCTGGGGGGCGGCCCCTTTCAGCTGGAGTGGGATGGGCTCGACGAAGATGCGGATCCCCTGGCCGCCGGCGTCTACCTCTACAAACTCCGCGTAGAGATGGACCGCGAGGACGGCGAACGGCACGTTTCCGAACAGATCGAGAAACTGGCCATCATTCGATAATCCGAAACCTGGTAGCGCTGGCCGATTGTGGGATCTATCCCGTCAATGGGTCGTTTGGCGCGATATTATCATAAACGTATGCATCACCCTTCAGGCAGGAAAGACGCACACTCTGGCAAACGCTCTTTCTCGATGTTTAAAAAAACGACGACCATGAATCCTACCCATTCTTCCAGCGCGGCCTCTCCGACAGCCCCTCTTCGCCTGGTATGCGCGTTTCTTGTGACGATTATGATGGCCGGCCTCACCGTTCCTGCGATGGCGCAGGTGGGCGGCGCCGCGGTCGTGTTCCTCAAGATCGAGCCCGATAGCCGCGCCGCCGGCATGGGCAACGCCGGCGTGGCCCTGGCCGACAACGCCAGCGCCAACTTCTGGAATCCGGCCGGCCTGGCCTTCCAGCAAGGCACCGAACTCGGCCTCACGCACTCGAACTGGCTGCCGGAGTTTAATGCCGGCCTCTTCTACGAGTACCTGATGGCGAAAAAGAGCGTACCGGGCATCGGTACCTTCGGCGCCCACGTGACCTACCTCTTCCTCGGCGAACATGAAGGCCGCGACGGCCAGAACAACCCCACGGGCACGTTCCGCTCCTACGACCTCGCCACCGGCATCTCGTACGGCCTCAAGGTGACGCCGACCCTCTCGCTCGGCACCAGCCTCCGCTTCATCTACTCCAACCTCGCGCCGGGCACGAGCGTCGAGGGGCAGGAGACGAAAGCCGGCGTCGCCGTCGCGTTCGACCTCGCCGCCCTCTACCGCACGCGCCCGATGAACCTCGGGGCGAGCAAGGGCGTCTTCTCCGCCGGCTTCAACCTCGCCAACATGGGCCCCGAAGTCCAGTACTCGGATAGCGAGCAGGCGGACCCGATCCCGACCAACATCCGTATGGGATGGGCGTTCACCGTCGATTTCGACGAGTTCAACCGCCTCACCATCGTCAACGACTTCAACAAGGACCTCATCAAGGTCGACTCCCTCAACAACGCCGATCCCTTCTACAAGGCGATCTTCAGCGCCTGGTCGCCGATCGAGGTGCGCACCAACGCCCTCCAGGACGATGCGGCCGAGCTGGAAACATTGAGCGTGTTCGAGCAGATGACCGTCGGCGTCGGCCTCGAGTACTGGTACAACAACCTCTTCGCGCTCCGCTCGGGGTACTTCTACGAGAACCCGTACAACGGCAACCGGAAGTTCCTCACGCTCGGCGCCGGCATCCGGTACAACATCATCGGGGTGGACTTCTCGTACATCTACGCCCTCGAAGAAAATTCGCCGCTTGCGAATACCATGCGTTTCTCGCTGTTGCTGAACTTCGCGCGGTAAACGATCACGGGTCATCCCGGGCCTGATCCGGGATTTGGTGGGATGGCTTTCCTGCCGAATCCTGGCTCGGGTCCGGGTGGCTTTTTTACGATGGCGCGGGCTGTACGGTGTTGATGAGCCTATCTCGGCATAAAAAGGCATACCCTGGCGGGGTCTTCGCAGGCCCCCTTCTTTTTTTATGCCTGTCGATTTTTATCCTCCCGGCTTCGGCGCAGTCGCCGCGGCGGCCGGCGGCGCCGGCGTATGACCTCGTCGTGCTCCGCGTGGAATTCCAGCCGGACACCACACGGTTCACGACGGGCAACGGCACCTTCGATGCGCCCCTGTTCGATACGCTGGCCACCCGCATCGATCCACTGCCGCACGACGCGGCGTATTTCGACGCCCACCTCCAGTTTCTCCAGAACTACGTCGCCCGCGTGTCGGACGGGCAGACCGTCATCCGCACCCACCTGCTGCCGGACGTGGTGCGCGTTTCCGGGAAGATGGCGGACTACAGCCCGACCGGCCTCGACGCCGAAAGCGATGCCGAGCGCGCCAAACTCGCCCGCCTCGTCGAAGAGGCCTGGGGCATCGCCGACGCCTCGTCCGCCTTCGATGCCTCGGGGCTCGACCCGGCGACTACGGCGTTCCTGCTCTTTCACGCCGGCGTCGGGCGAGACATCGAACTGATCGGCACCACGCTCGACAAAACCCCGCAGGACCTGCCGTCCATCTTTTTTGGCGAGGAAACGTTGCAGCGCCTCGCCGGCCCCATCGCGTTCAAGGGCCTGCCCGTCACCAGCACGATGGTCATGCCGCGGACCGAGTCGCGCAAGGGCTTCGACTTTATCGGCGACCGGGAATTCGTGATCGAGTTTTCGATCAACGGTCTGCTCGCCGCGAGCTTCTTTAACTACCTCGGGGTCCCCGATCTCTTTAATACCGAAGACGGACAGAGCGCCATCGGGCCCTTCGGGCTCATGGATCCGCTGGGTCTGTTTGCCTACAACGGCCTGCTCGCTCCGGAGCCCTCGGCGTGGACAAAGTATTTTCTCGGATGGATCGATCCGCCGGTCGTGACGGGCGATCAGGACGTGATTTCGGACCTGTCGCCGGCTTCCGATCCGGCCGGCTCAGATGCCGTCCGCATCCCGATCTCGAGCGCCGAATATTTCCTGGTGGAGCACCGAAACCGCGACGTGGAGGGGGACGGGCTCGTGCTGCGGGTCTATCGCGACGGGGCGATCGTGGAGGATCGCTTCGCCAACGGCGATGAAGCCTTCAACAGCGTGGATGTGGACGCCTTTGCCGGCGGCGTGATCGTCGACGCCGACAACTTCGACTGGGCGCTTCCGGGCGGACTCGACGAGGACGGCAACGAACTCAACGGCGGTATCCTGATCTGGCACGTCGACGAGCGGGTGATCGCCGCCGGCCTGGCGGACAACCGGGTCAACGTCGATCCCGAGCGCCGGGGCGTCGACCTGGAGGAGGCGGACGGGGCGCAGGACATCGGTTTTCCCTCGGGCAACCCGTTCGCGCCGCAGTCGCACCTGGGTTCGCCGTTCGACTTCTATTATGCGGGCAACCCGGTCGTTGTGATCACGGCGACGGGCGAGGAAGTACGGCTCTACGAGAACCGGTTCGGGCCGTCGACCTACCCGAGCAGCGTCTCCAACGATGGGGCGAACAGCTTCGTCGTGCTGGAGGAATTTTCGGAGCGCGGGCCGGTGATGCGCTTCACCTATCGCCGGGCGGCGGCCGACGGCTTTGCGCCGATAGGAGGATGGCCGGAGCTGACGAACGTGTCCGCCGGCGAAGGGAGTTATGTCCTGGAAGCTGGCGATGGCGCGTTGGTCATTGCCAACGATCTGGACCTGGCGGTCGTCAGCGATGGCGCCGTTTTGCGCCCCGGCGCGCGACGGGCCTCGGACCCGGTGATCGGGGGTGATGGCGCGGTCTATTTCCTTCATGAGACGGCGGATCGCCAGCTTGGCTACGGACGCTATGCGGACGGGCAGTTTTCCTTCGTGGCCTTCAACCTCGGCGCCGGCTACCGGGCTGTGCCGGGGCGGGCGAGTCTGGTGTACGATGCGGTGAACGGGCTTTACGCCGCGCTGGTCGAAGGCGGCAACGACGGAAGTCTCAGCGTCCTTACGTTCGATCCGACGGCGCCGTTCGCCGGCCCGACCCTGCCGATCACCGTCGAGCCGATCGTCGCGCCCCGATCCATCGCCGCGCCGGCCTCCGGCGGGGTCGCCGTATGGACGCCGGAAGGCGTGACCCTGCTGGGCCGCTCCGAGCGCTGGGCGTTGCCTCTGGCGGATGGGCCAGCGAGTCAGCTTGTTATGGGCGACGAGGAAGCCGGCCTGGTGGGCATCGTGCCGCAAAAGAGCGGCGGGGTGCTGCACTGGCTGCTGCCCGACGGCGCGGTGAGCAGCGTTCCGCTGCAGACCTGGGGAGATGCCGAATCCCGATTGCGCTCGTTCCCGATCCTCGCCGACGTCGACGCCGACGGCCGGCTGGACGCGCTGGTCGTCTACGGCAGGCAGCTGATGGCGATCACGCAGGGGGGAGGGATGGCCGACGGCTTCCCGATCGCGCTGCCGGCGGACGTCCAGGCGCAGCCGCTCCTGGCGCGATTTGCGGCGGATGGGCCCCAGGCCGTTGTCGTCGCCGCGGTGGACGGGATGGTCTATGCATACGACCTCGGCGCGCCCGGCGAGCAGGTGGCGGGATTCCCGCTGGCGGTGGGGCGCGAGGCCTGGGCTACGCCGTTATTGCAGGATGAACGTCTGGTCGCGGTGGATGTCGACGGCCACCTCGCGGGGTGGACGATCGACGGCCTGAACGACATCTGGTGGGGGAAGCTCTATCAGGGGCCGGGCAACGGCAGCGCCGTCACGCTCACCACGCCGGCACCGGGCCCGGAAGCCGGAAACGACGGCCTCCTCGTCGCGGCCGACACGTACAACTGGCCCAACCCGATCCGCGACGGCCGCACCTTCGTCCGGCTCCGTCCGACCCGGGATGTGCGCGTCCGCATCACCATCGTGGACGCCGCCGGCAGCCTCATCGACCGCATCGACGTGCCCGACGTCCGCGCCGGCGTGCCGACGGACATCCCCTGGCAGACGGAGGCCGCGAGCGGCATTTACTACGCCCGCATCGAAGCAACCGACGCGTCGGGCGCGACGGAAACGGCGCTGGTCAAAATGGCGGTGATTCGATGATGCGTACAAACCATACTGATGTCGTCTCGGCCACCCCGAAAGTTGTATTGATCGACACGAATGTGGTCTCGGCCACCCCGCATGTTGTATTGATCGACACGAATGTCGTCTCGGCCACCCCGAATGTTGTATTGATCGACACGAATGTGGTCTCGGCCACCCCGAATGTCATCTCGACCGGAGTCGCCGCGCAGCGGCGAAGAAGCGGAGAGACCTCCTCGAGATGGGCACTGTGCATGTCTACAGGAGGTCCCTCCGCTACCGCGCCGTTGGGCGGCGCTTCCGGTCGGGAAGACAAAGGGGACGGGTCTTTGGGAGATCCCTCCGCTGCCGCGCCGCTGGGCGGCGCTTCCGGTCGGGAAGACAAAGGGTGCGGGTCTTTGGGAGGTCCCTCCGCTACCGCGCCGCTGGGCGGCGCTTCCGGTCGGGAAGACAAAGGGGACGGGTCTTTGGGAGGTCCCTCCGCTACCGCGCCGCTGCGCGGCGCTTCCGGTCGGGAAGACAAAGGGGGCGGGTCTTTGGGAGGTCCCTCCGCTACCGCGCCGCTGGGCGGCGCTTCCGGTCGGGAAGACAAAGGGGGCGGGTCTTTGGGAGGTCCCTCCGCTACCGCGCCGCTAGGCGGCGCTTCCGGTCGGGTGGACACATGGGTATGGGCGCTGCTGCTACTAATCCTGGCGCTGGCTCGCCCGGCGGTGGCGCAGGAATCCATCGCGTTTTACGACTTTGCGCGGCCCGACCTGCACTGGTATACCATCGACACCGAGCATTTCCACATCATCTATCACCAGGATGACGACGGGAAGGGATCGAGCCGGACGGCGCAGGTCGTGGCGCGTATCGCCGAGGAGATCTACGGACCGATCACGGGCCTCTACCAGCACGAACCCGATACCCGGGTGGCCATCATCCTGAAGGATTTCGAGGACTACTCGAACGGGGCGGCGTATTTCTTCGACAACAAGATCGAAATCTGGGCGCCGAGCCTGGATACCCCGCTTCGGGGCGACCACAACTGGCTCCGCAACGTGATCTCGCACGAGTTCACGCACATCATCCAGGTGCAGACCGCGATGAAGATGAGCCGGCGCGTGCCGTTTCTCTACTTCCAACTCCTGGGCTATGAGAACGTCCGCCGGCCCGACGTGCTGTACGGCTATCCCAACGTCATCGTCACCTACCCCATCGCCGGCATCAGCAACCCGGCCTGGCTGGCGGAGGGCACGGCGCAGTATCAGCGCGCCTGGCTGGGGTACGACGATTGGGATTCCCATCGCGACATGCTGCTGCGGACGCGGGTGCTGGCGAACGAGCAGCTGTCCCTGGCGGACATGGGCGGATTTTATTCCCACAGCAGCCTCCTGCGCGAGACCGTCTACAACCAGGGGTATGCCTTTACGCGGTACCTCGCCGGCATGTACGGCGAGGACGTTCTGCGCCGCATCAGCGTGGCGCTCGGCGAATGGCGAAACTGGAACGTGGACCGGGCCATCGCGGAGGCCGTGGGCAAGCCGGCGTCGGTGGTGTACGACGAATGGGTCGCCAGCCTGAAAGCCAGTTACGAACAGGAGACGGCGCGTATCTTCGCCAACAAGGTCGAAGGCCGCATCGTCGAGCCCGACGGCTTCGCCAATTTTTATCCCCGGTTTTCGCCCGACGGGAATCGACTGGCCTACACGTCGAACCGGGGCGAGGATTTTTCGTCGACCAGCCTGTACATCCGCGACCTCGCGACCGGGAAGCTGGCGCGTTACGAGATCGATATGGGCGACGACGCGCCCGATCTGGTGCACACCTGCATGATGGGGCACCGGCTCGTGCGGTCGGTCGATCGCGCGATCGACTGGCGCCCCGA encodes:
- the porV gene encoding type IX secretion system outer membrane channel protein PorV gives rise to the protein MMAGLTVPAMAQVGGAAVVFLKIEPDSRAAGMGNAGVALADNASANFWNPAGLAFQQGTELGLTHSNWLPEFNAGLFYEYLMAKKSVPGIGTFGAHVTYLFLGEHEGRDGQNNPTGTFRSYDLATGISYGLKVTPTLSLGTSLRFIYSNLAPGTSVEGQETKAGVAVAFDLAALYRTRPMNLGASKGVFSAGFNLANMGPEVQYSDSEQADPIPTNIRMGWAFTVDFDEFNRLTIVNDFNKDLIKVDSLNNADPFYKAIFSAWSPIEVRTNALQDDAAELETLSVFEQMTVGVGLEYWYNNLFALRSGYFYENPYNGNRKFLTLGAGIRYNIIGVDFSYIYALEENSPLANTMRFSLLLNFAR